Within Thermus sp. CCB_US3_UF1, the genomic segment GAGGAGCTCGGCCACGGCGGTGCCGTAGTAGAAGTACACGCCCCCCACGCCTCCAGTACCGATGAGCACCTGGGGCTTCTGGGCCAAGGCTAGGCCGAGGAACAGCCACAACCAGACCGTCCGGCGCATGCTTGTCCTCCGGTTGGAGCCAAGCTTACCGCAAGCCCAGGACCCGGGCAAGGGGTCCTTGCGGCAAACCTATCCGGGTGTTGACGGCAGCGGGGAGGAGGGGCTAACATGGGGCTAACCGAACGGTCGGTTAGGAGGTCCCTATGGTCCGTTGGGGAGTCGGGTTCCTGGCCCTTTTGGCCCTAGGCGCCTGGGCCCAGGAGGGGTTCCGCTGGCCCAGGCAGATCCTCTTCGCTTCCACAGAGGTGGGTACCGCCGGTTATTCCCTGCTGGTGGCCTGGTCGGCGGAGTTCACGGCGGCCACCGGGGTGCAGCTGCGCGTATCCCCCGGAGCCACCCCCACCCTCACCGGGTGGTTGCTGGACGGGCGGGTGGAGTTCGCCTCTGCCCCCTTGACCGTATTGGTGGAGGCCTTGGACGGGGAGGCGGGTTACCGCCCAGGGCCCTTGCGCGTGGTCTACCCCGCCATCCTGACGCCCTGGGGCCTCATGACCCGGGGGGATAGCCCCTACCGCCGCATCCAGGACATCGGGCCCGGGGTCAGGCTCGCCTGGCCCCCCTTCTCCTATTTCCACCGCATCCTGGACGGCCTCCTGGCCTGCCGCGGCCTCACCCGGGAACAGGCTCGGCTCGTACCCGTGGCCAACTACAGCGCCAACTCCCGGGTGATCGCCGAGGGGGGGGCCGATATCGCCTTCACCTCCCCTGTTTCCGACGTGAACCTCGAGGTGGAGGGCAACCCCCGGGGCATCCGCTGGCTTCCCGTACCCACAGCCCAGGAGGACCGCCTCTGCCTGCAGCGCTGGCAGCGGGCTTACCCCCTCCTGGCCCTGGTGCGCCCCGCGGATGTAGGGGCACAATCCGCCCGTGGGGTACGGATGTTTGTCATCCCCAGCGTGTACTATAGCCGGGCCGACGTGAGCGAGGATTTGGTCTACCACCTGGTGAAGTGGCTGGACGAGAACCACACCCTCTACCGGGACAAGCACGCCATGGCCCGTTTCCAGACCTTAGACAGTCTCCGTTTCCTGGTGGAGAGCATGGGCGTACCCCTTCACCCCGGAACCGTCCGGTATCTAAAGGAAAAAGGGCTTTGGACGGCGGAAATGGAGCGCAAACAGGGAGCAGCGGTCCGGCTCGTGGACCAGTACGCGACCCTGTACGAGCGGGCGGCCAGCCTGGCCAAGTCCCGGCGCATCCCCACCGACCCCGCCAACGAAGCCTGGCAGCGCTTCTGGCGGGAGTTCTTGGCGCAGAACAAGGTTCCCCGCTTCTCCGAAGCCTGGAGGCCTTGAGCCGGCCATGGAAGGCCGCTGGCGCCACCTCCCTCCCTGGGCCCAGGCCTGGGTAGCCCTCGCCTCCCTCCTGGGTCTAGGCCTGGTCCTCTACTACCTTTTGGGGAGCCCCCTCACGGGAAAGGCCCTTTTGGATTTCAGCTACTACTGGCTCCTGGTGGCCCTGTTCCTCCCCCTCACCTACCTCCTCTTCCCGGCGAGGGCTGGCGAGGAACGGCCCAGGGGGTATGACTACGCCCTGGGTCTGGGAACCCTGGGAACGGGGCTTTTCCTGGCTTGGCATGGCCCCAGCATGGTGGTCAGGCCCTGGACCAACCCAGAGGCCCCCTGGCAGATCGCCCTGGCCCTCTTCCTCCTGGTGGCGGTTCTGGAAGGGGCAAGGCGGGCGGGAGGCCTAGGCTTTGCCCTCGTAGCCCTCCTCCTGGCCGCCTATCCCCTCATAGCCCCTTCCCTGCCCGGCCTCTTCTGGGGCCCTCCCCTCCCTTGGACAGAGGTTTTGGGCTACGCCATCTACTCCACCCAGGGTCTACTCGGCCTGCCCATGCGCACGGTGGGGGAGCTCCTGGTGGGGTTCCTGATCCTAGCGGCCTTCCTGGTGGCCACGGGAGCGGGGGAGGTCTTCCTCAAGGTGGCCTCTGCCCTCTTCGGCTGGACCCGGGGCGGAGCGGCCAAGGTGAGCGTGGTGGCCAGCGCCTTTTTCGGTAGCCTAAGCGGCAGCATCCTCTCCAACGTGGCCGGCACGGGAAGCCTCACCATCCCCGCCATGATCCGCTCGGGGTTCGGCCGGACCTACGCCGCTGGGGTGGAGGCTTGCGCCTCCACGGGCGGGGTGCTCATGCCCCCGGTGATGGGGGCTGTGGCCTTCGTGATGGCCAGCCTGCTGGGCATCCCCTATGGCCAGGTGGTGGCCGCGGCGGTCATCCCTTCGGCCCTGTACTACCTTTCCCTTTTCGCCCACGTGGACCTTTACGCGGCCAAGCACGGTCTCAAGGGGCTCCATCGCACCGAACTCCCCCCTTTGGGACCGAGCCTTCGGGAAGGCCTTCCCTTCCTCCTGGTCCTGGCCCTTTTGGTCTTCGCCTTGCTCTACCTGCGCCTGGAGCGCCTGGCGCCTTTCTACGCCTTGGGGGTCCTCCTCCTCTTCCTTCTCCTGCAAGGAAAGCTCACCTGGGCCAGCCTCCACCGGGGCCTGGTGGCGGCGGGGGCCTTGATCGGACAGACCCTCGCCCTCATCCTCCCCGTGGGCCTGATCCTGGCGGGGCTTCTGGGCACGGGGGTAGCCCCAGCCCTGACGGGGGCCCTGGTCCAGATGGGGCAGGCCAACCTCTACCTGGTGCTCTTCCTGGGTGTGGCCATCGCCTTCCTCCTGGGGATGGCGGGGGTGATGGTGGCGGCCTACATCCTCCTGGCGGTCACCCTGGCCCCCGCCTTGGCGCGCCTGGGGGAGTTCGTTCCCCTGGCCGTCCACCTCTTCATCGCCTACTGGTCCATGCTTTCGGCCATCACCCCTCCCGTGGCGGTGGCCGCCTTCCTGGCCGCCCGGCTGGCCGGGGCTCCGCCCATGGCCGTGGCCTTGGAAGCGGTGAAGCTGGGGCTGGCCATCTACTTTCTCCCCTTCTTCTTCCTCTTTGAGCCGGCCCTTATCCTCCAAGGGGAGTGGAGCAGCATCCTCTACCACACGGCCTTGGCGGCCCTAGGCCTCCTCCTCCTGGTGGGGGGCCTCGAGGGCCAGCTGTGGGGCCTAGGCCCCCTCCCCCTTTGGGCGCGGGCCCTCTACGTGGTGGGAGGGATCCTCGTGGCCATTCCCGAGACCCTCTCCAGCCTGCTGGCCATCCCGGTCCTGCTGGGCAGCGGCTTGTGGCTTTGGGGACGGGGCAAGGGAAAGAGAACCCCTCCCAGGGGGTTTGAAGAGCGGAGGTGAGGCCATGAAGGCCAGGGAAAGCGCCCACCTGTGGCTCCGGGAGCGGGGAATCCGCTTCGTCTTCGGCAACCCGGGCTCCACCGAGCTCCCCTTCCTCCTGGGCCTGGAGGGAGCGGCCCGGTACATCCTGGGCCTCCACGAAGGGGTAGCCGTGGCCATGGCCGATGGCTACGCCCAGGCCAGCGGGGAGGTGGCCTTCCTCAATCTCCACGCGGCCCCCGGCCTGGGCAACGCCCTCGGGGCCCTGTACACGGCCCTCAAGAACCGCTCCCCCTTGGTGGTCACCGTGGGGGACCAGGACCGCCGGCACCGCTTCCGGGCCCCCCTGCTCTCCGGGCCTCTGGTGGAGATGGCCAAACCGGTGAGCAAGGCCGCCTGGGAGGTATCCCGGGCCGAGGACCTGCCCGAGGCCCTGGAGAGGGCCTTCCACCTGGCCCTGACCCCTCCCCGGGGCCCGGTGGTGGTGGCCGTGCCCATGGACGTGTGGGAGGAGGAGGCCCCCCCTCCCCCCCTCAAGGGCCCTCTCCCCCCGGACCCCCCCAGGGCCTCGAGGGGCTGGCCGAGGCCCTCTCCCAGGCGGAAAACCCCGCCTTGGTCCTGGGGGCCGGGGCCCACGCCCCTGCGGCCCGCAGGGCCTCCCTCCAGCTGGCCGAGCGCTTGGGCGCCCCCGTTTTCTCCGACCCCATAAGCCCCCGGCACGCCTTCCCCACAAACCACCCCCTCTACCGGGGGGTGCTTCCCCCCTTGGCGGCCTCCTTGCGGGAACGCCTGGCCCCCTTCGACCTGGTCCTGGTGGCCGGGGCCCCGTGCTTCCTCCTCTACCCCTATTCCCCCGGCCCCTCCTTTCCCCCTTCCACCCGGGTGGTCCTCCTCACCGAGGACCCCGAGGAGGCAGCCCGGGCCGAGGCCCAAGAGGTCTACCTGGGGGACGTGGCCCTGGGGCTGCGCTTCCTGGCGGAGGCCGTGCCCCCAGGGGGGCGCCCCTGGCCCGAGCCCCCTCCCTCCCCTCCCCCACCCCCACCCCGGGGCCCAGGAGGGCTCAACCCCCTTTACGCCGCAGCCCGCCTGGCCCAGGCCCTCCAGGACCGCTTCCTGGTGGACGAGGCCATCTCCCTAAGCCCTCCCCTCCGCCGGGCCCTGCCCGCCGAGGGGGCAAGGTACCTCCACGGGGCCAGCGGCGGCCTCGGCTTTGCCCCGGGGGCCGCGGTGGGGGCGGCCCTGGCGGGGGAAAAGGCGGCGGCGGTGGTGGGGGATGGGGCCTTCCTCTTCGCCCCCCAGGCCCTCCACGCCGCCCGGACCTACGGCCTGGACGTGGTCTTCGTGGTCCTCAACAACGGGGGTTACGGGATCCTCAAGGGCTTCGGGGAAGCCCTCTACCCTGGGGAGGCCTCGAGGCTCCCCGGCCTTTCCTTCCCAGGGGTGGACTTTCCCCTTCTGGCCCAGGCCTTTGGGGTGGGGGCGCGGAGGGTGGAAACGCCCGAGGCCCTGGAGGAGGCCCTGGAAAACCTCCCCCAGGGGCCCTTTCTCCTGGAGGTGGCCCTGGACCCCACGCCCTTAAGGGTGTTTTAGAGGCTTGACGGGGGCAGGGGCTCGGGATAAGGTGGACTTACCGACCGGTCGGTGAGCCATGGTCGTCCCCACCAAAGACCGCATCCTCGAGGAGGCCGCCAAGCTCTTCACCGAGAAGGGCTACGAGGCCACCAGCGTGCAGGACATCGCCCAGGCGGTGGGCCTGTCCAAGGCCGCCCTTTACCACCACTTCGCGGGCAAGGAGGAGGTCCTCTACGCCATCAGCCTGCAGGCCCTGGAGGGGCTGGTGCGGGAGGGGGAAAAGGCCCTAGCCCTCCCCGACCCCGCCCAGGCCCTCCTCCGCTTCATGGAGGGGCATGCCCGCTTCTTTGAGGAAAACTACCCCTTTTTCGTCACCATGCTCCAGGGCATCAAAAGCCTCTCCCCGGAGCGGCGGGCCCGGACCGTGGCCCTAAGGGACCGGCACGAGGCCAACCTGCGGGCCATCCTCCGCCGGGGGGTGGCGATGGGGGTCTTCCGTCCCCTGGACGTGGCCCTCACGGGCCGGGCCATCTTCTCCCTCCTCAACTGGATGATCCGCTGGTTCCGTCCCGGGGGGCCCCTGCGGGCGGAGGAGGTGGCCCGGGGGTACTTTGACCTGATCCTGAGGGGGATAAAGCATGGAGATCCCGGAGCATAAGGAGATCCGCACCCTGGCCCGGCGCTTCCTGGAGGAGGCGGGGCCGGAACTGAAGGCCTACGAGGAGAAGGAGGCCTTCCCCTGGCCCCTGGTGGAGCGGATGGGGGCCCTGGGCTTCCTCGGGGTCTTTGTGCCCGAGGAGCTTGGGGGGGCAGGGCTGGACTTCTTCGCTTACCTGGCCCTTTTGGAGGAGATGGGGGGGTACGCCTCCTTGCGCTCCATCCTTTCCGTGCAGCAGAGCCTGGTCCTCACCCCCCTCCTCGCCTACGGCACCGAGGCGCAGAAGCGCCGCTACGTCCCCCGGCTGGCCCGGGGAGAGGTCCTGGGGGCGTTTGGCCTCACGGAACCGGGGGCGGGCTCGGATGCGGCGAGCCTCTCCACCCGGGCCCACTGGGACGGGGAAGCGTACGTTCTGGAGGGGCAGAAGACCTTTATCTCCCATGGGAACGTGGCCCAGGTCTTCCTGATCTTCGCCAAGACCGACCCCGAGGCCGGGGCCAAGGGGATCACCAGCTTCCTGGTGGAGCGGGAAGACGGGGTGAAGACCGCCCCCCTCAAGGGAAAGCTGGGCCTCCGGGCCGCGGACACGGGGGTGGTCTTCCTG encodes:
- a CDS encoding TAXI family TRAP transporter solute-binding subunit, whose amino-acid sequence is MVRWGVGFLALLALGAWAQEGFRWPRQILFASTEVGTAGYSLLVAWSAEFTAATGVQLRVSPGATPTLTGWLLDGRVEFASAPLTVLVEALDGEAGYRPGPLRVVYPAILTPWGLMTRGDSPYRRIQDIGPGVRLAWPPFSYFHRILDGLLACRGLTREQARLVPVANYSANSRVIAEGGADIAFTSPVSDVNLEVEGNPRGIRWLPVPTAQEDRLCLQRWQRAYPLLALVRPADVGAQSARGVRMFVIPSVYYSRADVSEDLVYHLVKWLDENHTLYRDKHAMARFQTLDSLRFLVESMGVPLHPGTVRYLKEKGLWTAEMERKQGAAVRLVDQYATLYERAASLAKSRRIPTDPANEAWQRFWREFLAQNKVPRFSEAWRP
- a CDS encoding TRAP transporter fused permease subunit, producing the protein MEGRWRHLPPWAQAWVALASLLGLGLVLYYLLGSPLTGKALLDFSYYWLLVALFLPLTYLLFPARAGEERPRGYDYALGLGTLGTGLFLAWHGPSMVVRPWTNPEAPWQIALALFLLVAVLEGARRAGGLGFALVALLLAAYPLIAPSLPGLFWGPPLPWTEVLGYAIYSTQGLLGLPMRTVGELLVGFLILAAFLVATGAGEVFLKVASALFGWTRGGAAKVSVVASAFFGSLSGSILSNVAGTGSLTIPAMIRSGFGRTYAAGVEACASTGGVLMPPVMGAVAFVMASLLGIPYGQVVAAAVIPSALYYLSLFAHVDLYAAKHGLKGLHRTELPPLGPSLREGLPFLLVLALLVFALLYLRLERLAPFYALGVLLLFLLLQGKLTWASLHRGLVAAGALIGQTLALILPVGLILAGLLGTGVAPALTGALVQMGQANLYLVLFLGVAIAFLLGMAGVMVAAYILLAVTLAPALARLGEFVPLAVHLFIAYWSMLSAITPPVAVAAFLAARLAGAPPMAVALEAVKLGLAIYFLPFFFLFEPALILQGEWSSILYHTALAALGLLLLVGGLEGQLWGLGPLPLWARALYVVGGILVAIPETLSSLLAIPVLLGSGLWLWGRGKGKRTPPRGFEERR
- a CDS encoding thiamine pyrophosphate-binding protein, whose protein sequence is MKARESAHLWLRERGIRFVFGNPGSTELPFLLGLEGAARYILGLHEGVAVAMADGYAQASGEVAFLNLHAAPGLGNALGALYTALKNRSPLVVTVGDQDRRHRFRAPLLSGPLVEMAKPVSKAAWEVSRAEDLPEALERAFHLALTPPRGPVVVAVPMDVWEEEAPPPPLKGPLPPDPPRASRGWPRPSPRRKTPPWSWGPGPTPLRPAGPPSSWPSAWAPPFSPTP
- a CDS encoding thiamine pyrophosphate-dependent enzyme; the protein is MVLGAGAHAPAARRASLQLAERLGAPVFSDPISPRHAFPTNHPLYRGVLPPLAASLRERLAPFDLVLVAGAPCFLLYPYSPGPSFPPSTRVVLLTEDPEEAARAEAQEVYLGDVALGLRFLAEAVPPGGRPWPEPPPSPPPPPPRGPGGLNPLYAAARLAQALQDRFLVDEAISLSPPLRRALPAEGARYLHGASGGLGFAPGAAVGAALAGEKAAAVVGDGAFLFAPQALHAARTYGLDVVFVVLNNGGYGILKGFGEALYPGEASRLPGLSFPGVDFPLLAQAFGVGARRVETPEALEEALENLPQGPFLLEVALDPTPLRVF
- a CDS encoding TetR/AcrR family transcriptional regulator, with protein sequence MVVPTKDRILEEAAKLFTEKGYEATSVQDIAQAVGLSKAALYHHFAGKEEVLYAISLQALEGLVREGEKALALPDPAQALLRFMEGHARFFEENYPFFVTMLQGIKSLSPERRARTVALRDRHEANLRAILRRGVAMGVFRPLDVALTGRAIFSLLNWMIRWFRPGGPLRAEEVARGYFDLILRGIKHGDPGA
- a CDS encoding acyl-CoA dehydrogenase family protein, translating into MEIPEHKEIRTLARRFLEEAGPELKAYEEKEAFPWPLVERMGALGFLGVFVPEELGGAGLDFFAYLALLEEMGGYASLRSILSVQQSLVLTPLLAYGTEAQKRRYVPRLARGEVLGAFGLTEPGAGSDAASLSTRAHWDGEAYVLEGQKTFISHGNVAQVFLIFAKTDPEAGAKGITSFLVEREDGVKTAPLKGKLGLRAADTGVVFLDGVRVPKERILGREGEGFRIALATLDTGRISLAAGAVGLMQRALDLSLAYVRERRQFGKPLAGFQLIQAHLAEMKLDLEASRLLTYQAAWKKVRGERYTLEASLAKLYASEAANRVAYRAIQVHGGYGFFEEYEVARLYRDARILTLYEGTSEVQKLLIGAHLTGMRAFA